Proteins from a genomic interval of Phyllopteryx taeniolatus isolate TA_2022b chromosome 3, UOR_Ptae_1.2, whole genome shotgun sequence:
- the rab35b gene encoding ras-related protein Rab-35b isoform X2, with amino-acid sequence MARDYDYLFKLLIIGDSGVGKSSLLLRFADNTFSGSYITTIGVDFKIRTVEINGEKVKLQIWDTAGQERFRTITSTYYRGTHGVIVVYDVTSAESFVNVKRWLHEINQNCDDVCRILDVQLHHRAGAPSQEGGAGQAATAATERRGQTDSEQ; translated from the exons ATGGCCAGGGACTACGATTACCTATTCAAACTGCTCATCATCGGTGACAGCG GAGTGGGGAAGAGCAGTCTCCTGCTTCGTTTCGCAGACAACACATTTTCAG GTAGCTATATCACCACAATTGGAGTGGACTTCAAGATCCGGACGGTGGAGATCAATGGGGAGAAGGTGAAGTTACAGATCTGGGATACAGCAGGACAGGAGCGCTTTCGCACCATCACATCCAC GTATTACAGAGGAACGCATGGGGTCATCGTGGTATATGACGTCACGAGCGCAGAGTCCTTTGTCAACGTCAAACGATGGTTACATGAAATCAACCAGAACTGTGATGATGTGTGTCGAATATTAG ATGTTCAACTGCATCACCGAGCTGGTGCTCCGAGCCAAGAAGGAGGTGCTGGccaagcagcaacagcagcaacagaACGACGTGGTCAAACTGACTCGGAACAGTAA
- the rab35b gene encoding ras-related protein Rab-35b isoform X1: MARDYDYLFKLLIIGDSGVGKSSLLLRFADNTFSGSYITTIGVDFKIRTVEINGEKVKLQIWDTAGQERFRTITSTYYRGTHGVIVVYDVTSAESFVNVKRWLHEINQNCDDVCRILVGNKNDDPNSKVVETTDAQKFAEQMGINLFETSAKENINVEEMFNCITELVLRAKKEVLAKQQQQQQNDVVKLTRNSKRKKKCC, translated from the exons ATGGCCAGGGACTACGATTACCTATTCAAACTGCTCATCATCGGTGACAGCG GAGTGGGGAAGAGCAGTCTCCTGCTTCGTTTCGCAGACAACACATTTTCAG GTAGCTATATCACCACAATTGGAGTGGACTTCAAGATCCGGACGGTGGAGATCAATGGGGAGAAGGTGAAGTTACAGATCTGGGATACAGCAGGACAGGAGCGCTTTCGCACCATCACATCCAC GTATTACAGAGGAACGCATGGGGTCATCGTGGTATATGACGTCACGAGCGCAGAGTCCTTTGTCAACGTCAAACGATGGTTACATGAAATCAACCAGAACTGTGATGATGTGTGTCGAATATTAG TGGGAAACAAAAACGATGACCCCAACTCCAAGGTGGTGGAGACCACCGACGCGCAGAAGTTTGCGGAACAAATGGGCATCAACCTGTTTGAGACGAGCGCAAAAGAGAACATCAATGTTGAAGAG ATGTTCAACTGCATCACCGAGCTGGTGCTCCGAGCCAAGAAGGAGGTGCTGGccaagcagcaacagcagcaacagaACGACGTGGTCAAACTGACTCGGAACAGTAAACGGAAGAAAAAGTGCTGCTAG